Proteins encoded by one window of Aspergillus chevalieri M1 DNA, chromosome 6, nearly complete sequence:
- a CDS encoding uncharacterized protein (COG:S;~EggNog:ENOG410PW02;~TransMembrane:1 (o46-69i);~antiSMASH:Cluster_6.4), translated as MGGVDNVDEAMDSMTTSMTDVMRSDTTGFTIPGKAFRDESYIHVRWPWIILPTLAIIFSIMLLIATATITRRFNTMLWKDSVLPLLMFRLQTDSAEDIESLSKVDEAERISKQIKVVGGEKGAPLVFSEIKDGLH; from the coding sequence ATGGGCGGTGTCGATAACGTTGATGAAGCAATGGATTCAATGACTACCAGCATGACTGATGTCATGCGTTCAGACACCACAGGCTTCACAATCCCTGGGAAAGCTTTTCGGGACGAATCATACATCCATGTGAGGTGGCCTTGGATAATTCTTCCGACGCTTGCAATTATTTTCTCGATTATGCTATTGATAGCCACCGCAACCATAACTCGCAGGTTTAATACGATGCTGTGGAAAGATTCCGTGCTGCCGTTGCTCATGTTTCGACTTCAGACAGATTCGGCAGAGGATATTGAGTCTCTGTCCAAGGTCGATGAAGCGGAGCGTATTTCGAAGCAGATCAAAGTTGTTGGTGGAGAAAAGGGTGCCCCTCTTGTGTTTTCTGAGATTAAGGATGGTCTTCATTGA